The genomic interval GATCGTCGAGCAGCACGCCAAGACCGTCGACGACCACGTCAAGAACCTGGACGCGAACCTGAAGTCCGGTACCGGCCTGGCCGACATCGAGGCGATGGAGGTCAGCTGGATCTACAAGTACCTGGCCAAGGCCGACAAGTTCGTCGACCTGCGCAAGTACGGCGCGGACGACCTGAAGGACCGCTGGCTGGACTGGAAGGTGGCCGGCGCGACCACCCAGGACGGGAAGATCATCGGGTACGGCACCGACATCGGTCCGGAGGCGATCTGCTACCGCCGCGACCTGTTCGCGAAGGCCAAGCTGCCGACGGATCGGGCGCAGGTGGCGAAGCTGTTCCAGGACTGGCCGTCGTACTTCGCGACCGGGCGGACGTTCAAGGAGAAGGTGCCCGGCTCGGCCTGGTACGACTCCGCCGTACTGACCTGGGAAGCGATGCGCAACCAGCTGATCCAGGCGTACTACTCGAACCAGGACCGCTTCCTCGGTGCCGAGAATCCGCGGCTGAAGAAGACCTGGGACCAGGTGGTGGCCGGCAGCAAGGACGGTCTGTCCGCCGGGCTGGTCGCCTGGAGCGACGAGTGGAACGCGGCCTTCCGCACCGACAAGTTCGCGACGATGGCGTGCCCGGGCTGGCTGCTCGGCGTGATCCAGGACAACGCGGGCAGCTTCGGGAAGGGCAAGTGGGATGTCGCCGATGTGTTCCCCGGTGGCGGCGGCAACTGGGGCGGCTCGTACCTGACCGTGCCGATCCAGTCGTCCCAGCCGGAGGAGGCCGCGAAACTGGCCGCCTGGCTGACCGCGCCGGAGCAGCAGGTGAAGGTGTTCAAGAAGATCGGCTCGTTCCCCTCCACGCTCGACGCGTACGACGATCCGCAGGTGAAGTCGCAGGTCAACGCGTACTTCAACAAGGCGCCGGTCGGGCAGATCTTCGTCGACCGGGCCCGGAACGTGATCCTCAAGCAGCACAAGGGTCCCCGCGACGGCGAGATCAACCAGATCTTCAGCGCCGCGCTGGCCCGGGTGGACAACGGTAAGCAGTCCGCGGACGCCGCCTGGGCGCAGGCCGTCGACGAGGCGGAGAAGGTTGCCGACACCCGGGTCGGGAACTGAAGAAATCTGTCAACACGCCCCGGCGGGCGGCCAACGGCTGACGCGCGTTCGACCTAGGACGTACTACCGTGTGAACGCAGGCCGGTCGACAGCTGAGGAGGGCCGATGGAAGGGTCTGGTTCTCCGACGTTGGAGCAGGTCGCGGCGGTTGCCGGGGTGTCCCGGGCAACGGTCTCCCGGGTCGTGAACGGTTCGCCGAAGGTGCTGCCGGACACGGTCGCCGCGGTCGAGCAGGCGATCCGTCAGCTCGGCTACGTCCCGAACCGGGCAGCCCGCGCGCTGGTGACGCGTCGTACCGACTCGGTCGCGATCGTCGTACCGGAGCCGGACAGCCGCGTGTTCTCGGATCCGTTCTTCGCTGGGATGCTGAGCGGGGTCAGCCGGACGTTGGCGCCGACCTCGTCGCAGCTGGTGCTGCTGATCGAGCCGTCCGAGGGTGATGATCAGCGGTTCATCCGGTACCTGCGCGGCGGGCACGTGGACGGGGCGATCATCATCAGCCACCACGGTCGCGACAACGTACTGCAGGAGCTCGCGCAGTTGCCGCTGCCGATCGTGTTCAGCGCGCGGCCGCTCGGCGTCGACGTACCGGTGGCGAGTGTGGACGTCGACAACGTGGCTGGGGCGCGGACCGGGGTCGAGCATCTGCTCGCGATCGGCCGGCGGAAGGTCGCGACGGTCGCCGGGCCGCTCGACATGACGGCCGGGATCGACCGGCTGACCGGCTACAAGGACGTGATGAAGGAAGCCGGGTTGCCCGCGATCATCGGGTACGGCGACTTCACGGCGGACGGCGGTGAACAGGCGACGCTACGGCTGCTCGATGAGCACCCCGACCTCGACGGGCTGTTCGTCGCCTCCGACCTGATGGCGACTGCTGCGCTCCGGGTCCTCTCCCAGCGCGGCCGGCGAGTGCCCGCGGACGTCGCAGTCGTCGGCTTCGACGACTCGGTCCTGGCCACCACCACCACTCCCAAACTCACCACGGTCCGCCAACCGGTCGAACAGCTGGGCGCCCGCCTCGCCGAAATCCTCCTCGCCAAGATCGCCGGCGCCCAACTCACCACCCCCGAGATCTACAACACCGAACTGATCATCCGCGACAGCGCCTGACCGTCGGCCTCCTCTCCCACCCGACGGCGCGCCTTGTGTGTTACCGCTCGTGAGTTATGTTGGTCATACCAACGTTGGTGAGGCCAACATAAATCGTGGAGAGTTCAGATGGCGAACGAAATTGCTCGGGTGCTGGTTGTTGGGCGTAGTCCTGGTGTGTTGGAGGCGGTGGTGGGGTTGTTGCGGGGGTCGGGGTATCGGGCTGATGCGACCAATCAGTTTGATCGGGTGCTGGATGACTACGACGTCGGCGAGTTGGACGTGCTGGTGTTCGGGGGGATGGTGCCTGCGGAGACCAAGGAGTACTTGAAGGCGGAGATCGGGAGGCGGAACGCCGGGATCACCGTGCTGCAGGGGCTGGTTGGCATCCCGGGGGTTCTGGCGGCTCAGGTCGACGCGGCTACTCGTGAGAACGAGTCGGCGGTCGAGGTCGAGTACGACGAGGCGGAGCGGATCATCAGGGTGACGCTGCCGGACGACGTACGCGTGACGGTTGAGGCTTTATGGATGACCTCGTGGACGCCGCCGGAGCCGACCACCACCTCGTCGACGGTGTTCGATGGTGAGCTGGTGGCGGGATCGCATGACATCGCGCTCCCGGAGCGGGTGCCCACTGAGGGGTCGTTCGCGGTGGTCAGGGCCGGCGACGAGGTGCGCGCTTTCGCGGTCGGGCCGATGCCGAAGGCGCTCGCGCGGATGGTTCCGAAATCGGCGAGCGATCACCGGCTGCCCGAGGTCGCGAGTGTCACGACACGGGAGGATCTCGGCTAGGGCGGGTCGTTCTGGAATTGGAATTGGACCCGGATGGAGTCGTCGAGGGGGATGATGACGGTGGTGTTGGAGGGGGACCAGGTTTGGGGGACGAGGAAGAGGCGGTTCTGGCCGACCACCAGTAGGCGGAGGCCTCGGTAGCGGTAGTTGAAGGTCTGGCCGGCGCCGGCGCGGAGGGTGGTCTCCTCGAGGCCGGGGGAGCGGAGGGCGAGCTTCTCCTTGGTGTCGAGGATGACGACCGGGAAGCGGTTCAGGTGCCGGGCGTCGGATCGGGCCAGGCCGCGGCCGGAGTACTGCGCGGTTGTCGCGGTCGCCCAGAAGGCACAGGTGACCGTGGCGATCGCCAGCAGGGCGATGAGGATTCGTTGGGGGCCGAGGGTCGGGTCGGCTTTGCGGCGGAGATAGGTGAGGTAGGCAAGCGCCGCCGCGGAGAAGCCGATCACGGCGGGGATGATGAGGGCGTAGTACGGCACCTGGCCGATCAGCGGATAGGCCAGGAGGCCGGCTACGCCGAGGACGAGGACCAGTACGGCGATGCGGGCGGCCCGGCGTACGGCGACGGGCGTCGGATGGATCGCGTTGTGCAGAAGGAGCGCCGCCACCGCGAGCAGAGTAATCACGAGCAGCGGGACGAGTAGTGGCTGCGGACTGCGCATCACGTAGTCCTGCGTGCTCAGGCCGATCGTGTCGACGTCGATCCCGAAGTACTCGTACTGCGAACGTGAGGAGACGTAGCCGAAGTAGAACAGCAGCGCGCTGAGCAGCGTCACCGGCGTGATGATGCCCGCGGCGAAGCTGATCCAGCGTTCGGCCTGCGACCGTTCGTCGGCCATCGCTCACCCGTCCGACGGCGTCTCGGAAGGACTGCCGAGTGCGTGCGTGTCGAAACCGACCTGGCTCTGGCCGCCGTCCTTGATCGACGCGCAGTCGTCGTCGGAGGCGCAGGTCGCAGCGGCCGGGATGACCAGCGTCGAGTGCTTGCCCTCATCGGGGATCAGCTGCTGTACGCCGACGTAGCAGGGCGGCTGGTCGTCGGACCGGATCTGGTGACCCTCGCAGGCCGGGCCCTGGTCTCCGCACCCCGACTGGTCGATCTTGAAGTAGTCGCCGTCCTGACTGAGGCCGGGTGCGCCGAACGTGAGCGTGGTGCCGTTCGGG from Kribbella sp. NBC_00709 carries:
- a CDS encoding LacI family DNA-binding transcriptional regulator: MEGSGSPTLEQVAAVAGVSRATVSRVVNGSPKVLPDTVAAVEQAIRQLGYVPNRAARALVTRRTDSVAIVVPEPDSRVFSDPFFAGMLSGVSRTLAPTSSQLVLLIEPSEGDDQRFIRYLRGGHVDGAIIISHHGRDNVLQELAQLPLPIVFSARPLGVDVPVASVDVDNVAGARTGVEHLLAIGRRKVATVAGPLDMTAGIDRLTGYKDVMKEAGLPAIIGYGDFTADGGEQATLRLLDEHPDLDGLFVASDLMATAALRVLSQRGRRVPADVAVVGFDDSVLATTTTPKLTTVRQPVEQLGARLAEILLAKIAGAQLTTPEIYNTELIIRDSA
- a CDS encoding ABC transporter substrate-binding protein, which encodes MRPSARYRPIAGLLACAAVLLVTAACGGGSSTSGPTAAKTDGPKIKLTIATFNEFGYDDLYTEYEAAHPNITIVEQHAKTVDDHVKNLDANLKSGTGLADIEAMEVSWIYKYLAKADKFVDLRKYGADDLKDRWLDWKVAGATTQDGKIIGYGTDIGPEAICYRRDLFAKAKLPTDRAQVAKLFQDWPSYFATGRTFKEKVPGSAWYDSAVLTWEAMRNQLIQAYYSNQDRFLGAENPRLKKTWDQVVAGSKDGLSAGLVAWSDEWNAAFRTDKFATMACPGWLLGVIQDNAGSFGKGKWDVADVFPGGGGNWGGSYLTVPIQSSQPEEAAKLAAWLTAPEQQVKVFKKIGSFPSTLDAYDDPQVKSQVNAYFNKAPVGQIFVDRARNVILKQHKGPRDGEINQIFSAALARVDNGKQSADAAWAQAVDEAEKVADTRVGN